A window of Martelella mediterranea DSM 17316 contains these coding sequences:
- a CDS encoding type I secretion system permease/ATPase, with protein MTGALSKGRVELRQALLFSRGALIGVAVFSAVVNLLMLTGPLFMLQVYDRVLSSHSSATLLVLFAIVVFLFALMGFLDHVRGRVLSRVGAGFQARLDERVFRAVLKQAEHPGFREQPAAGLRDLASIQTFLSSPLPGAAFDLPWAPFFLAILFAFNVWMGVLGLAGGIIIALLAFANQRLTRDAHAEAARLMRDAEAATERTRKQIDTVRALGMLRPLLTQWQAVRGAALRAQIAASDKGGGLTASTKAFRLLLQSTVLALGALLVLEGQLTAGAMIAGSILLGRALSPIEQVIGQWMTFQRTGRAWRSLGKLLDAVPPQGAPMPLPRPEGRLSVEAIAVVPPGEKKPVLSGVSVEVSPGSALAVIGPSAAGKSTFAKAITGLWPAASGVVRLGGADIRHYEPDVLGGLLGYLPQTVMLFPGTVAQNIARFADDADPEAIVLAAQKAGAHELVLSLPEGYDTVLTEGESRLSGGQRQRIGLARALYGDPVVLVLDEPNASLDDPGVKALNGAIATAKADGRAVIIMSHRPSALAECDEVLLLDGGRVRAAGPRDEVLKRFVRSPQLAEGVH; from the coding sequence ATGACCGGCGCTTTGTCGAAAGGCCGCGTTGAATTGCGCCAGGCGCTGCTCTTCTCACGCGGCGCACTCATTGGCGTGGCTGTTTTCAGCGCGGTGGTGAACCTTTTGATGCTGACGGGCCCGCTGTTCATGCTGCAGGTCTATGACCGTGTGCTGTCCAGTCATTCCTCGGCGACGCTTCTGGTGCTGTTCGCCATCGTGGTGTTTCTGTTTGCGCTGATGGGGTTTCTCGATCATGTGCGCGGGCGTGTGCTTTCGAGGGTCGGTGCGGGCTTTCAGGCCCGGCTCGATGAACGGGTGTTCCGGGCGGTGCTGAAACAGGCGGAACATCCAGGCTTCCGAGAACAGCCGGCGGCCGGGCTGAGGGATCTTGCCAGCATACAGACGTTCTTGTCCTCGCCACTGCCGGGGGCTGCCTTCGATCTGCCCTGGGCGCCGTTCTTTCTGGCAATCCTGTTTGCCTTCAATGTCTGGATGGGTGTTCTCGGTCTTGCAGGCGGCATCATCATTGCGCTTCTGGCCTTCGCCAATCAGCGGCTCACCCGCGATGCCCATGCGGAGGCGGCGCGGCTGATGCGCGATGCGGAAGCCGCGACGGAGCGCACCCGCAAGCAGATCGACACCGTGCGTGCACTCGGCATGCTGCGCCCGCTTTTGACTCAGTGGCAGGCGGTGCGCGGCGCTGCCCTTCGCGCCCAGATTGCCGCTTCCGACAAGGGCGGCGGGCTGACCGCTTCGACAAAGGCCTTCAGGCTTTTGCTGCAATCGACAGTACTGGCGCTTGGCGCGCTTCTGGTTCTTGAAGGGCAACTGACGGCCGGCGCGATGATTGCCGGATCGATCCTGCTCGGCCGCGCGCTCTCTCCCATCGAGCAGGTGATCGGACAGTGGATGACGTTCCAGCGCACCGGCCGGGCCTGGCGTTCGCTTGGCAAGCTCCTCGATGCGGTGCCTCCGCAAGGCGCGCCTATGCCGTTGCCGCGGCCTGAAGGAAGGCTTTCGGTGGAGGCGATCGCCGTTGTGCCGCCCGGCGAGAAGAAGCCGGTTCTCTCCGGCGTCAGCGTAGAGGTCTCACCGGGCTCCGCGCTTGCGGTGATAGGCCCAAGCGCTGCCGGCAAATCCACCTTCGCAAAGGCCATCACCGGGCTGTGGCCAGCGGCAAGCGGCGTGGTCAGGCTGGGCGGCGCTGATATCCGGCATTACGAGCCGGATGTGCTTGGCGGCCTCCTCGGCTATCTGCCGCAGACCGTGATGCTGTTTCCCGGAACGGTGGCACAGAACATCGCCCGATTCGCCGATGACGCCGATCCGGAAGCAATCGTGCTGGCGGCGCAAAAGGCGGGCGCGCATGAACTGGTCCTGTCCCTTCCGGAAGGTTATGATACGGTGTTGACCGAGGGCGAGAGCCGGCTTTCCGGCGGCCAGCGCCAGCGGATCGGACTTGCGCGCGCGCTTTATGGAGATCCCGTTGTGCTGGTGCTCGACGAACCGAACGCCAGTCTCGACGATCCCGGCGTCAAGGCGCTGAACGGCGCGATCGCGACCGCGAAGGCCGATGGCCGCGCTGTGATCATCATGTCCCACCGCCCGTCCGCGCTTGCCGAATGTGATGAGGTGCTGCTGCTCGACGGCGGTCGGGTGCGCGCTGCCGGACCGCGCGACGAGGTGCTGAAGCGCTTCGTCCGTTCGCCTCAGCTTGCCGAGGGGGTGCATTGA
- a CDS encoding HlyD family type I secretion periplasmic adaptor subunit — protein sequence MSGEWSAHHYLRNGFVALAIGVGAFALWGFATEINGAVIASGVVEVQARRQVIQHRDGGTVVEINVRDGESVVAGQPLIRLEETELLAERQMLSRQAFEAEARLARLASEVRGDESLDFGEELAEAAADDDALTLVLKDERSLFDARRETLALTLSQLEKQREQTDAMIASRLRQLAALNKQLGVVEEELERYQGLLDRGLSQASPLTATKQQAAELEGDIAGLEASIAEARGALAGYEVEMLKIAADRREAAQTEYRELQPQAAEIAERLNVAEQKYRRLSLSAPMDGVVYGLNVFTIGGVIQPGAEVAAILPANVPVILTVKVEPGQVDRVHDGQAAVVKFPNFNDRETPEFDGHVRTVSADALTDKETGQRYFRVEVALDPASLAAAEDRGILPGMPVEAFIQTGARSPTSYLLKPFTDYLDQAFREE from the coding sequence ATGAGCGGCGAGTGGTCTGCCCACCATTATCTGCGCAATGGTTTTGTTGCGCTCGCCATCGGCGTCGGCGCCTTTGCGCTTTGGGGCTTTGCGACGGAAATCAACGGCGCGGTGATTGCCAGCGGCGTCGTCGAGGTTCAGGCCCGCCGGCAGGTCATCCAGCATCGCGATGGCGGCACGGTTGTCGAGATCAACGTCCGCGACGGCGAGTCCGTCGTTGCCGGGCAGCCGCTGATCCGGCTGGAGGAGACCGAACTGCTGGCCGAGCGCCAGATGCTGTCGCGCCAAGCCTTCGAGGCAGAAGCAAGGCTTGCGCGGTTGGCGTCGGAAGTGCGCGGCGACGAAAGCCTCGACTTCGGGGAGGAACTCGCGGAAGCCGCCGCCGATGACGACGCCCTGACGCTGGTGCTGAAGGACGAGCGTTCCCTGTTTGACGCGCGGCGCGAGACGCTGGCGCTGACACTGAGTCAGCTCGAGAAGCAGCGGGAACAGACGGACGCGATGATCGCGAGCCGGCTGCGGCAACTCGCCGCGCTCAACAAGCAGCTTGGCGTCGTCGAGGAAGAACTGGAGCGTTATCAAGGTCTCCTCGACCGCGGCCTGTCACAGGCGAGCCCGCTGACGGCAACGAAGCAGCAGGCGGCCGAGCTGGAAGGCGATATCGCCGGACTGGAAGCATCTATTGCCGAGGCCCGCGGCGCGCTTGCCGGCTACGAGGTCGAGATGCTGAAGATTGCGGCCGACCGGCGCGAGGCTGCGCAAACCGAATATCGCGAGCTTCAGCCGCAGGCGGCGGAAATTGCAGAGCGATTGAACGTGGCCGAGCAGAAGTACCGCCGGCTGTCACTGAGCGCGCCAATGGATGGGGTTGTCTACGGATTGAACGTATTTACGATCGGCGGCGTCATCCAGCCAGGCGCGGAGGTTGCTGCGATTCTTCCAGCCAATGTCCCGGTAATCCTGACGGTCAAGGTCGAACCGGGCCAGGTGGACAGGGTTCATGACGGGCAGGCGGCTGTGGTCAAGTTCCCAAACTTCAATGATCGAGAGACCCCGGAATTTGACGGTCATGTACGCACCGTCTCGGCCGATGCGCTTACCGACAAAGAGACCGGCCAGCGCTATTTCCGCGTCGAGGTCGCCCTTGACCCGGCATCGCTTGCCGCCGCGGAAGATCGCGGCATCCTGCCGGGCATGCCGGTCGAGGCCTTCATCCAGACCGGCGCCCGCAGTCCAACCTCGTATCTGCTGAAGCCATTCACCGACTATCTCGATCAGGCCTTCAGGGAGGAGTGA
- a CDS encoding transcriptional regulator domain-containing protein, with protein sequence MVDASGSRACKDLRASGLAWEYLRRNDESQRDFQRLIRTGRSDGSELENFVRRWGLRFPARSTVLVPPISAAGRQTGAGRTGRGYRPAGHRSRPSRRPRAADAWHGI encoded by the coding sequence TTGGTAGACGCCAGCGGCTCACGGGCATGCAAAGACCTTCGTGCTTCCGGTCTCGCCTGGGAGTATCTTCGTCGCAATGACGAGTCTCAAAGAGATTTTCAGCGTCTGATCCGGACCGGGCGTTCGGATGGGAGTGAGCTCGAAAACTTCGTACGACGGTGGGGATTGCGGTTTCCCGCACGATCCACTGTTCTGGTCCCCCCGATTTCAGCCGCAGGCCGTCAAACTGGTGCCGGCCGGACCGGACGAGGCTACCGGCCAGCCGGCCATCGTTCTCGCCCATCTCGACGGCCTCGCGCCGCCGACGCCTGGCACGGTATTTGA
- a CDS encoding TetR/AcrR family transcriptional regulator, translating to MRVTKEVAAENRRKILETATQLFKVHGFDNVSVADLTKVAGFTHGGFYNHFGSKADLAAETVRYAFDKALSEISRDNAAGDTMPMADRLANYLSAEHRDNPGEGCPTGSLPVDVGRSVAGAQQAYADGLERYIELIEDVFPASESHSREAAIATLSTLVGAIILSRAVREGNPELSDEILRAASFRTEPR from the coding sequence ATGCGGGTGACCAAGGAAGTGGCGGCGGAGAACAGGAGGAAGATCCTCGAGACCGCGACGCAACTCTTCAAAGTGCATGGCTTCGACAACGTCTCCGTCGCGGACCTAACCAAGGTCGCCGGATTCACGCATGGCGGCTTCTACAATCACTTCGGATCAAAAGCCGATCTTGCAGCTGAAACGGTCCGATACGCGTTCGACAAGGCCTTGAGCGAAATCTCCAGAGACAATGCTGCGGGTGACACGATGCCCATGGCAGATCGGCTGGCAAACTACCTTTCGGCCGAACACCGCGACAACCCCGGGGAAGGTTGCCCAACTGGCAGTCTGCCCGTTGACGTGGGGCGCTCTGTTGCTGGAGCACAGCAGGCCTACGCAGATGGGCTTGAGCGCTACATAGAGCTGATCGAGGATGTGTTCCCCGCGAGCGAGAGTCATAGCCGCGAGGCGGCGATTGCCACCCTGTCGACGCTCGTTGGCGCGATCATTCTGTCGCGTGCAGTGCGGGAAGGCAACCCTGAGCTGTCGGATGAAATCCTGCGAGCCGCCTCTTTTCGTACCGAGCCTCGCTAA
- a CDS encoding alcohol dehydrogenase catalytic domain-containing protein: MKAVVQNDLGEPADVLKPMDIEDYNELGPGEALVDVKLAPVHHGDLQMIRTQPDIPEDVGYVRRGSEAVGIVRALGSEAESQGDLQIGDRVIGFPAAGSWAKSVVIPAWAAIPAPRGTSAMKSQRNS; this comes from the coding sequence ATGAAGGCTGTCGTTCAGAACGACCTGGGGGAGCCGGCTGATGTGCTGAAGCCCATGGATATCGAGGACTACAACGAGCTCGGCCCAGGGGAAGCCCTGGTCGACGTCAAGCTGGCACCTGTTCATCATGGAGATCTGCAGATGATCCGAACGCAGCCAGACATCCCAGAGGATGTCGGCTATGTTCGGCGCGGTTCGGAGGCTGTCGGCATCGTTCGCGCCCTTGGCTCGGAGGCCGAAAGTCAGGGTGATCTCCAGATCGGCGATCGGGTTATCGGGTTTCCGGCCGCCGGATCCTGGGCGAAGAGCGTCGTGATCCCAGCTTGGGCGGCTATCCCTGCCCCCCGCGGAACCTCAGCGATGAAATCGCAGCGCAACTCCTGA
- a CDS encoding NADPH-dependent F420 reductase, producing MSKHYRRSIMKIGILGAGTVGTTLGTQLAAAGHQILITNGRGPESLAETVRGLDQPLEPVTVDDLLDQAEMILLAVPWRNVRDVLRKDIDWSGRIVVDATNIILSLIPDIQIDNLEGDSGSEIVARLAPSARVVKAFNTLPFETMFAPVPTGFRRVLFVAGDDPDAVSTVSGLIEQIGFQSVAIGPLATAGRQMEIGGTFSATE from the coding sequence GTGAGTAAGCACTACAGGAGAAGCATCATGAAAATTGGAATCTTAGGAGCAGGAACGGTCGGCACCACCCTTGGAACGCAGCTTGCGGCGGCGGGCCACCAAATCCTGATCACGAATGGCCGCGGGCCGGAAAGCCTCGCTGAAACTGTGAGAGGGCTTGATCAGCCTCTCGAACCGGTCACGGTCGATGACCTTCTCGATCAGGCCGAGATGATCCTTCTGGCCGTGCCTTGGCGGAACGTCCGAGACGTTCTGCGCAAGGATATCGATTGGAGCGGGCGTATCGTCGTCGATGCCACGAACATCATCCTGAGCCTCATCCCCGATATTCAGATCGATAACCTTGAAGGCGATTCCGGAAGCGAGATCGTTGCACGGTTGGCGCCCTCCGCTCGCGTCGTCAAAGCGTTCAATACGCTTCCTTTTGAAACGATGTTCGCACCGGTGCCGACAGGTTTCAGACGTGTCCTGTTCGTCGCTGGCGACGACCCGGACGCCGTCTCGACCGTGTCAGGGCTGATCGAGCAAATCGGCTTTCAATCCGTAGCGATCGGTCCGCTCGCGACAGCAGGTCGGCAAATGGAAATTGGCGGCACGTTCAGCGCGACGGAATAG
- a CDS encoding DMT family transporter, which yields MQTNALILIIAAIITGAVVPFQAGANAALGRALGHPLWGTLVSLAVSFACIVPVMLLTKVQAPTLANLAQAPRWIWIGGIVGVVYITGALMLAPKLGAAGFIMAVIAGQMLASIVIDQWGLVGLPQKPVTWSRLAGLGLIVLGLIVMQLQALGLKSPGSS from the coding sequence ATGCAAACCAACGCACTGATCCTCATCATCGCCGCCATCATCACCGGCGCGGTCGTTCCGTTCCAGGCCGGCGCCAATGCGGCGCTGGGACGCGCGCTCGGCCATCCGCTGTGGGGCACGCTCGTTTCCCTCGCTGTCAGTTTCGCGTGCATCGTGCCCGTGATGCTGCTGACGAAGGTCCAGGCCCCGACGCTTGCGAACCTTGCCCAGGCGCCGCGCTGGATATGGATCGGCGGCATTGTCGGAGTCGTCTATATCACCGGCGCGCTCATGCTTGCGCCGAAGCTTGGCGCTGCCGGCTTCATCATGGCGGTCATTGCCGGGCAGATGCTGGCGTCGATCGTGATCGACCAGTGGGGCCTTGTCGGCCTGCCCCAAAAACCGGTCACCTGGTCGCGCCTTGCCGGTCTCGGCCTGATTGTTCTCGGGCTGATCGTGATGCAGTTGCAGGCGCTGGGACTGAAATCACCCGGCAGTTCGTAA
- a CDS encoding LysR family transcriptional regulator: MHHMDNLRGIDLNLLVVLDALLAERHVSRAAARLNMSQPAVSHALARLRVLFDDPLLIRRGGQLVASARALEIAPVLEEALRQMRVVFGPGDFDPAKEKRTFRLAMSDYGSAVILPELTRLLRLEAPGIDLVINQSSREAMVRQVLDGECDLALGVFPDLPERLEAGPLISENFACLADRESMPGKERLDMEAYLSRPHVLVAMKDGANTEVDTALRAAGHQRRIAVTLPHWGNAPRLIQGTDLVLTVARNALVPYESDPTLIIFEPPFTIPSFPFVQVWHERRGGDPAHIWLRDAVSGVAISLGR; encoded by the coding sequence ATGCACCACATGGATAACCTTCGCGGCATCGACCTCAATCTTCTCGTGGTTCTCGATGCCCTTTTGGCCGAGCGTCATGTGTCGCGCGCGGCCGCCCGGCTGAACATGAGCCAGCCCGCCGTCAGCCATGCGCTCGCGCGTCTGCGTGTGCTCTTCGATGATCCCTTGCTGATCCGTCGCGGCGGGCAACTCGTCGCGAGCGCCCGGGCGCTCGAGATCGCGCCTGTCCTGGAGGAGGCCCTCAGGCAGATGCGCGTGGTTTTCGGCCCGGGCGACTTCGATCCCGCGAAGGAGAAGCGCACCTTTCGCCTTGCCATGTCGGACTACGGCTCCGCCGTTATTCTTCCCGAGTTGACGAGGCTGTTGCGGCTGGAGGCGCCGGGCATCGATCTGGTGATCAACCAATCGAGCCGGGAAGCCATGGTGCGGCAGGTGCTGGACGGGGAATGCGATCTTGCCCTGGGGGTCTTCCCCGATCTTCCCGAACGGCTGGAAGCCGGGCCGCTGATCAGCGAGAATTTCGCCTGCCTTGCGGATCGGGAGAGCATGCCGGGCAAGGAGCGCCTTGATATGGAAGCCTATCTCTCGCGGCCCCACGTTCTCGTGGCGATGAAGGACGGCGCGAACACCGAAGTCGATACGGCCTTGCGCGCCGCCGGCCATCAGCGCCGCATCGCGGTCACGCTGCCGCATTGGGGAAACGCGCCGCGTCTGATCCAAGGGACGGACCTGGTTCTCACCGTCGCGCGCAACGCTCTTGTTCCTTATGAAAGTGATCCGACCCTAATCATCTTCGAGCCGCCATTCACGATCCCGTCCTTTCCCTTCGTGCAGGTCTGGCATGAACGGCGCGGCGGCGATCCCGCCCATATCTGGCTGCGCGACGCCGTTTCGGGTGTTGCGATATCACTGGGGCGATAA
- a CDS encoding efflux RND transporter periplasmic adaptor subunit — MSHRRSFIAAIVGVAALALFLVCRHEAVSQRQEPSADAGGAAQVTTLTLKPERVVLIDAFPGRVAAYRRVEIRPQVTGIIKKRLVEGGTEVEAGEILFEIDSALLEADLETAQAGVMRAEGALAHARQGLARAKALMAENVTSRKNYEQVQNELTTAEANLAEARAVARRRKLDLDFATIRSPIKGYVGRTVADEGALASSQTELAVVQELDRVYVDLRLPATKLDGVQSAAEAGLGPAEILDADGKPHPRLGRLALSDVTVDPGTGDAAVRVEVENPGLSLLPGMYVRVRLPRGVLPDALLVPEEAVVRNGAGEAQLVVVTADGRAERRNVDLGEAIGGRLVVTAGLKAGEMIVIRGQDRVQDGMRVRPASVPQDTATAADTL; from the coding sequence ATGTCGCACCGCCGTTCATTTATCGCCGCTATCGTTGGCGTCGCCGCCCTCGCATTGTTTCTGGTTTGCCGCCACGAGGCGGTTTCGCAGCGGCAAGAACCGTCTGCCGATGCCGGAGGGGCCGCGCAGGTCACCACGCTGACTCTTAAGCCGGAGCGCGTGGTCCTGATCGACGCCTTTCCCGGGCGCGTGGCGGCCTATCGGCGGGTCGAAATACGGCCGCAGGTCACCGGCATCATCAAGAAGCGGCTTGTTGAAGGCGGAACCGAGGTCGAGGCGGGCGAGATCCTCTTCGAAATCGACTCTGCCCTGCTTGAGGCCGATCTCGAAACGGCGCAGGCAGGGGTGATGCGGGCGGAAGGGGCGCTGGCGCATGCCCGCCAGGGGCTGGCGCGGGCAAAGGCGCTGATGGCGGAAAACGTGACCAGCCGCAAGAATTACGAGCAGGTGCAAAACGAATTGACCACGGCAGAGGCGAACCTTGCCGAAGCCCGGGCTGTCGCGCGCCGTCGCAAGCTCGACCTCGATTTCGCCACCATACGCTCGCCGATCAAGGGCTATGTCGGCCGCACGGTCGCCGATGAGGGCGCGCTTGCCTCCAGCCAAACGGAACTTGCCGTGGTGCAGGAACTGGACCGTGTCTATGTCGATCTTCGCCTGCCGGCAACGAAGCTGGATGGCGTGCAGTCTGCCGCCGAGGCGGGATTGGGGCCAGCGGAGATCCTCGACGCGGACGGCAAGCCGCATCCCCGCTTGGGCCGGCTGGCGCTTTCCGATGTCACGGTCGATCCGGGAACCGGGGATGCCGCGGTCCGGGTCGAGGTGGAAAACCCCGGTCTTAGCCTTCTGCCCGGCATGTATGTCCGCGTTCGCCTGCCGCGCGGCGTCCTTCCCGATGCGCTGCTGGTGCCGGAGGAAGCGGTCGTGCGCAATGGCGCCGGCGAGGCACAGCTCGTGGTCGTGACAGCGGATGGCCGGGCCGAGCGGCGCAATGTGGATCTCGGCGAGGCCATCGGCGGACGCCTTGTCGTCACCGCGGGGCTGAAAGCGGGCGAGATGATCGTCATTCGCGGACAGGATCGCGTTCAGGACGGAATGCGCGTGCGCCCGGCGAGCGTACCGCAGGATACCGCAACGGCGGCCGATACGCTCTAA
- a CDS encoding multidrug efflux RND transporter permease subunit, protein MPQFFIDRPVFAWVIAIFIALAGLVAIPKLPVARFPDIAPPSISIFATYTGASVDTVNDSVVRPIEKELSSVKNVLYYESTADSTGGANIMVTFKPGTDAELAQVDVQNRLKNAEAQLPEAVRRGGISVEAAESGFLMVLTLRSVSGETDELALGDYMTRNVSEELKRLPGVGRVQQFGSPRAMRVWVDPAKLAAYDLTMADVTEAITRENAQVSPGRVGDEPTVPGTKVSTPLTVHGQLTTPEAFAAIPLRAKADGGRLLLSDVARVELGAQTLAFSVSSNGKPAAAAAIQMRPGANAVSTAAAIEKRLAELRPSMPQDMEIAISYNTAPFVKVSITKVVHTLIEAMVLVFLVILLFLQNIRYTLIPTIVAPIALLGTFAVMQLAGYSINVLTMFGMVLAIGIIVDDAIVVVENVERIMARQGLSPRDATRQAMREISGAIVGITLVLAAVFIPMGMAAGSVGAIYRQFTLSMAVSILFSAFLALTLTPALCATILKPAKTHAKGGFFGWFNRGFDALAKRYTGSVGWVLRHGGRMLVIYVALLAALGYGYSKIPTSFVPEEDQGNFMAMFELPAGATAERTRAVVKAYEAHTATRPDIVESLVILGFGFSGSGPNAAQAFTSLKDWGDRDTTVDQEIAAAEAAMADIPEGMAMIMKPPAIESLGTTSGFALRLEDRANAGPAALKAAEDQLIALAAESRLVSGVMADGLPDGQSIALKIDRQKALALGVSFSAISDMISTAIGSTYVNDFPNNGQLQQVVVQADAPARMHVEDVLHLKVRNIDGGMVSLSEVVEPVWETTPLQVQRYNGYPAANISGSAAPGVSSGVAMTEMERLAQQLPRGFAVEWTGQSLQERQSATQTPMLLAASMLIVFLVLAALYESWSIPLSVMLVVPLGVLGAVLAVLLRGMDNDVFFKVGLITIIGLSAKNAILLVEYARHLRNDGMSLHRAVLRASRLRLRPIVMTSLAFILGVVPLMLAHGAGSEIQNAIGTGVFGGMLSATTLAVFFVPVLYVTVSRLTLSGSRRTGVADKPEPAASA, encoded by the coding sequence ATGCCACAATTCTTTATCGACCGTCCGGTCTTTGCCTGGGTTATCGCGATCTTCATCGCGCTGGCCGGTCTCGTCGCCATTCCGAAGCTTCCGGTGGCTCGCTTTCCGGACATTGCGCCGCCAAGCATCAGCATCTTCGCGACCTATACCGGCGCGAGCGTCGATACGGTCAATGACAGCGTCGTTCGGCCCATCGAGAAGGAACTCTCGAGCGTCAAGAACGTGCTCTATTACGAATCCACCGCCGACTCGACCGGCGGCGCCAACATCATGGTGACGTTCAAGCCCGGAACCGATGCGGAACTGGCGCAAGTGGATGTTCAAAACCGGTTGAAGAATGCCGAAGCGCAGCTTCCCGAGGCGGTCCGGCGCGGCGGCATCAGCGTCGAGGCCGCCGAATCCGGCTTCCTGATGGTGCTCACGCTCCGGTCGGTCAGCGGCGAAACCGACGAACTCGCCCTTGGCGATTATATGACCCGCAATGTGAGCGAGGAGTTGAAGCGCCTGCCGGGCGTCGGGCGCGTCCAGCAGTTCGGCTCGCCACGGGCCATGCGCGTCTGGGTGGATCCGGCAAAGCTTGCGGCCTACGACCTGACCATGGCCGATGTGACCGAGGCGATCACCCGCGAAAACGCGCAGGTTTCGCCCGGCCGGGTCGGCGACGAACCGACGGTTCCGGGCACGAAGGTCTCGACGCCGCTGACGGTCCATGGCCAGCTGACCACGCCGGAGGCATTCGCGGCGATACCGCTCAGGGCCAAGGCCGATGGCGGGCGGCTTCTGCTTTCGGATGTGGCGCGGGTCGAGCTCGGCGCCCAGACGCTGGCCTTCAGCGTCAGCAGCAATGGCAAGCCGGCCGCTGCTGCCGCGATCCAGATGCGGCCCGGCGCCAACGCCGTCAGCACGGCCGCCGCAATCGAAAAGCGCCTTGCGGAACTGAGGCCCTCAATGCCGCAGGATATGGAGATCGCGATCTCCTACAATACCGCGCCCTTCGTGAAGGTCTCGATCACCAAGGTCGTCCATACGCTGATCGAGGCTATGGTGCTGGTCTTCCTGGTGATCCTGCTGTTCCTGCAGAACATCCGCTACACGCTGATCCCGACCATCGTGGCGCCGATCGCGCTTCTGGGCACATTTGCGGTGATGCAGCTTGCCGGCTATTCAATCAACGTTCTGACCATGTTCGGCATGGTGCTCGCCATCGGCATCATCGTTGATGACGCGATCGTCGTCGTCGAGAATGTCGAACGCATCATGGCGCGGCAGGGCCTGTCGCCGAGGGACGCCACCCGTCAGGCGATGCGCGAGATTTCGGGCGCGATCGTCGGCATCACGCTGGTGCTTGCGGCAGTCTTTATTCCTATGGGCATGGCAGCCGGGTCCGTCGGCGCGATCTATCGCCAGTTCACCCTGTCGATGGCGGTGTCGATCCTGTTTTCCGCCTTCCTGGCGCTGACGCTGACGCCGGCGCTGTGCGCCACGATCCTGAAACCCGCCAAGACCCATGCCAAAGGCGGCTTTTTCGGGTGGTTCAACAGAGGATTCGATGCGCTGGCGAAGCGTTACACCGGCTCTGTCGGCTGGGTCCTGCGGCACGGCGGGCGGATGCTGGTCATCTATGTCGCGCTGCTTGCGGCACTCGGTTACGGCTATTCTAAGATACCGACATCGTTCGTGCCGGAAGAGGATCAGGGCAACTTCATGGCGATGTTCGAGCTTCCTGCAGGCGCCACCGCCGAACGCACGCGCGCGGTGGTCAAGGCCTATGAGGCCCATACCGCGACACGGCCCGATATCGTCGAAAGCCTCGTGATCCTCGGCTTCGGCTTTTCCGGCTCCGGCCCCAATGCCGCTCAGGCCTTTACCAGCCTGAAGGACTGGGGCGACCGCGACACCACTGTGGACCAGGAAATCGCCGCGGCGGAAGCCGCCATGGCCGACATTCCCGAAGGCATGGCGATGATCATGAAACCGCCGGCGATCGAATCGCTCGGCACCACCTCCGGCTTCGCGCTGAGGCTCGAGGATCGGGCCAATGCCGGACCGGCGGCGCTGAAGGCGGCAGAGGACCAGTTGATCGCGTTGGCCGCCGAAAGCAGGCTGGTGAGCGGCGTGATGGCGGACGGGCTGCCCGATGGCCAGAGCATCGCGCTGAAGATCGATCGACAGAAGGCGCTGGCGCTCGGGGTGTCCTTCTCGGCCATCAGCGACATGATCTCGACGGCGATCGGGTCGACCTATGTCAACGACTTCCCCAATAACGGGCAGCTTCAGCAGGTGGTCGTGCAGGCCGATGCGCCCGCAAGGATGCATGTCGAGGATGTGCTGCATCTCAAGGTGCGCAACATCGATGGCGGCATGGTGTCGCTGTCGGAAGTGGTCGAGCCGGTCTGGGAAACGACGCCGCTGCAGGTGCAACGCTATAACGGCTATCCGGCTGCGAACATCTCGGGCTCGGCGGCGCCGGGCGTTTCGAGCGGCGTGGCAATGACGGAGATGGAGCGTCTGGCGCAACAATTGCCGCGTGGCTTCGCGGTGGAGTGGACCGGGCAATCGCTGCAGGAAAGGCAATCCGCCACGCAGACGCCAATGCTGCTGGCCGCCTCGATGCTGATCGTGTTCCTCGTGCTTGCGGCGCTTTATGAAAGCTGGTCGATCCCGCTTTCGGTGATGCTGGTCGTGCCGCTCGGCGTGCTCGGCGCGGTGCTGGCGGTGCTTTTGCGTGGCATGGACAATGACGTCTTCTTCAAGGTGGGCCTGATCACCATTATCGGGCTTTCGGCCAAGAACGCCATTCTTCTGGTCGAATATGCCCGCCACCTGAGAAATGACGGGATGAGCCTCCATCGGGCCGTGCTGCGGGCATCCCGGCTGCGGCTTCGGCCGATCGTGATGACGTCGCTGGCCTTCATCCTCGGCGTCGTCCCATTGATGCTCGCGCATGGCGCCGGCTCCGAAATCCAGAACGCAATCGGAACCGGCGTGTTTGGCGGCATGCTGTCGGCGACGACGCTTGCGGTATTCTTCGTGCCGGTGCTCTACGTTACAGTCAGCCGACTGACGCTCAGCGGATCACGGAGGACGGGTGTTGCCGACAAACCCGAACCCGCCGCGTCGGCGTAA